In a single window of the Candidatus Methylomirabilis sp. genome:
- a CDS encoding branched-chain amino acid ABC transporter permease: MSRRIGAAAAAVALLLFPLVAPGDWVNEGLFILYFAYLGQCWNILGGYAGQPSLGHAAFFGIGAYTAAALHLHAGVSPFLGMWVGAALAAALSLPVGILSFRFGLRGSYFLLMTLAVAEITRLVVLHLDFLGGFQGLFIPFRQDPLNYQFGSVTPYYYVALTLAAAGSLVVAGLERSRLGMALMAIREDEEAAEALGVDAFRCKLQAFALSAALTALGGTFYAYRILHLHPDPVMGVEQSVEIILRPIIGGSGTVAGPVVGALLLGILGAVSRRALPLGGTAGAQLILYGVLLVTVVLFLPQGAAPALARRLRHRP; this comes from the coding sequence TGGTGGCGCCAGGCGACTGGGTGAACGAGGGGCTCTTCATCCTCTACTTCGCCTACCTGGGCCAGTGCTGGAACATCCTGGGGGGCTACGCGGGCCAGCCGTCGCTCGGGCACGCCGCCTTCTTCGGCATCGGGGCCTATACCGCCGCCGCCCTCCACCTGCACGCCGGCGTGAGCCCCTTCCTGGGGATGTGGGTCGGGGCGGCCCTCGCCGCCGCCCTCAGCCTCCCGGTCGGGATCCTCTCCTTCCGGTTCGGCCTCCGGGGGTCGTACTTCCTCCTGATGACCCTGGCCGTCGCCGAGATCACCCGCCTCGTGGTGCTGCACCTGGACTTCCTGGGAGGCTTCCAGGGCCTCTTCATCCCGTTCCGGCAGGACCCCCTGAACTACCAGTTCGGCAGCGTCACCCCGTACTACTACGTCGCCCTGACCCTCGCCGCGGCCGGATCCCTGGTGGTCGCGGGGCTGGAGCGCTCGCGGCTCGGGATGGCCCTCATGGCCATCCGGGAGGACGAGGAGGCCGCCGAGGCGCTGGGGGTGGACGCCTTCCGTTGCAAGCTCCAGGCGTTCGCCTTGAGCGCCGCCCTGACGGCGCTCGGGGGAACGTTCTACGCGTACCGCATCCTCCACCTGCACCCCGACCCGGTCATGGGGGTGGAGCAGTCGGTGGAGATCATTCTGCGCCCCATCATCGGCGGGAGCGGGACGGTCGCCGGCCCGGTGGTGGGAGCGCTGCTGTTGGGGATCCTCGGCGCCGTCTCCCGCCGGGCCCTCCCGCTCGGGGGCACCGCGGGCGCCCAGCTCATTCTATATGGGGTCCTGCTGGTGACCGTCGTGCTCTTCCTGCCCCAGGGGGCGGCGCCGGCCCTGGCCCGTCGCCTCCGGCATCGGCCATGA